AAGGCTCATTGAAGCCGTATATTTTCTGGAGGTTCATCAGGCGCGGAACTCATCAAGGCGCGGGAATAAAATCCCATTCAGACGCCGGATAGATTCAAGCAAGCCAACTTGTCGTCAAAATCGGTGTTGCAAAAACGGGAGTGACCATAGATTCCGTTTTCCAAGCGGACCCCAATTAACACTTGCCAACCTATCTACTGGTTGGTAGATTTGATTTTAACAACACGACACACAAACAAAAACACACAACAGAACATCAGGAGCGTCATCATGAAAAACATCATCAAAACCACCCTTGCCATCATCGCCCTGTCCGCCAGCGCACTGAGCTATGCCGCCAGCCCGCAAATGGTTTCCCGCAGCGAAGCAGCATCGCTGCAAAAAATTGGGGTGGTCTCTTCCGGTGGCTTCACCACCCTGGATGACCTGGTGGCCTCACTGGATATGAAAGCCGCTGATGCCGGGGCCACACACTACCGCATCACCAGTGCCACCGGTATGAATAAACTTTCCGGTACCGCTGTCCTGTATCG
This Klebsiella sp. WP3-W18-ESBL-02 DNA region includes the following protein-coding sequences:
- a CDS encoding YdgH/BhsA/McbA-like domain containing protein; its protein translation is MKNIIKTTLAIIALSASALSYAASPQMVSRSEAASLQKIGVVSSGGFTTLDDLVASLDMKAADAGATHYRITSATGMNKLSGTAVLYR